One window from the genome of Deltaproteobacteria bacterium encodes:
- the rsfS gene encoding ribosome silencing factor has translation MPAPNSRETALLCVRFALEKKAYDLVLLEVGPLTSLADYFLICTGRSDTQVQAIAQGIEENLKQLGVRLLAMEGYSRGQWALLDFGDVVVHIFYEPVREFYDLERLWAHAPRVTLPEPYRSQARELGLAGALS, from the coding sequence TTGCCGGCGCCTAACTCCCGTGAGACCGCCCTGCTCTGCGTCCGCTTCGCGCTTGAGAAGAAGGCGTACGATCTCGTCTTGCTCGAAGTCGGTCCGCTGACCTCGCTGGCCGACTACTTTCTGATTTGTACCGGCCGCTCCGATACGCAGGTGCAGGCCATCGCCCAGGGCATCGAGGAGAATCTCAAGCAACTGGGCGTCCGCTTGCTGGCGATGGAAGGTTACAGCCGCGGGCAGTGGGCCCTGTTGGACTTCGGCGACGTGGTGGTGCACATCTTCTACGAGCCGGTGCGTGAGTTTTACGATCTCGAGCGCTTGTGGGCGCACGCGCCGCGCGTCACCCTGCCGGAGCCCTACCGCAGTCAAGCCCGCGAATTGGGTCTGGCTGGCGCTCTGAGCTGA
- a CDS encoding nicotinate-nucleotide adenylyltransferase, translating to MHASRPPAIARLGIFGGSFNPIHLAHLRSAEEVAEALRLDRVLFVPTASPPHKSPTELAAAPQRLAMVRRAIAGNPSFRVSAIELERPGRSYSIDTVRELQRRHQAATLFLIIGMDQFRELATWKDYGELLTACDLVVTSRPGQQFVVSLAPLPVAARAQFCYQASHKRYSHRTGTAIHFLRISDLDISASAIRSRVRRGASVRYLVPPSVHRYLLQHQLYRGRLKTVAGA from the coding sequence TTGCACGCCTCGCGGCCGCCCGCCATCGCCCGTCTCGGCATCTTCGGCGGGTCATTCAATCCGATTCATCTCGCCCACCTGCGCAGTGCCGAGGAAGTGGCCGAAGCCTTGCGCTTGGATCGCGTACTGTTTGTCCCAACCGCCAGTCCGCCGCACAAGTCGCCCACCGAGCTGGCGGCCGCACCCCAGCGTTTGGCGATGGTGCGCCGCGCCATTGCCGGCAATCCGAGCTTTCGGGTGTCGGCTATCGAGCTGGAGCGCCCCGGCCGGTCCTACTCGATCGACACCGTGCGGGAGCTGCAGCGCCGCCATCAGGCCGCCACTCTGTTTCTCATCATCGGCATGGACCAGTTTCGCGAGCTGGCCACGTGGAAGGACTATGGCGAGTTGCTGACTGCGTGCGACCTGGTGGTCACCTCACGCCCCGGGCAGCAATTTGTCGTCTCGCTGGCGCCGCTGCCGGTTGCCGCGCGCGCGCAGTTTTGCTATCAAGCGAGTCACAAACGGTATAGCCATCGGACGGGGACGGCGATTCATTTCTTACGCATCAGTGATCTGGACATCTCGGCATCGGCGATCCGCAGCCGTGTGCGCCGCGGGGCTTCCGTTCGCTATCTCGTTCCGCCATCCGTTCATCGCTACTTGCTGCAGCACCAGCTGTACCGCGGGAGGCTGAAGACCGTTGCCGGCGCCTAA
- a CDS encoding tetratricopeptide repeat protein gives MKRALVIGAGLALVCAVAYLAWLNPARVELHLTPSYLVAPPLAAALAFAFLAGAALVLGGFGLLGAGRSLRRWWRGRRLRRVARADNLAQAGEALLWEGDSQRARTLLLRSWRRDPGHQRALLAAAASHLTDGEPAAAERLLREALAQRRGDPELLLSLSDACARQGDHAGAIQALEQVRARHPNAAHVLAALREQYVAAERWSEALASQSLYLRSLSQPALLVRERQRLLGLQYEAALALPAPAERSAALEQLVDAHPTFVPALVSLGDALADCGLSPQAVELWQRALRAVPRTILVERLLRHAGDGRAREQCAHALRKARPASVRPECVRLWQLQLRLSSATAEETMRELDAVAASMGATAMFRRLRADALRQLGHFEQALDEYAAAAASPADWFCCRSCRQTTPAWSGRCRHCASWDSYRAAVEIAAD, from the coding sequence ATGAAGCGCGCCCTGGTCATTGGTGCAGGCTTAGCCTTGGTATGCGCGGTGGCTTACCTGGCGTGGCTCAATCCGGCGCGGGTGGAACTGCACCTGACGCCGTCCTACTTGGTCGCGCCGCCGCTGGCGGCGGCGCTCGCCTTCGCCTTTCTCGCGGGCGCGGCGCTGGTGCTGGGCGGGTTCGGGCTGCTCGGCGCCGGGCGTTCGCTGCGCCGGTGGTGGCGCGGCCGCCGCCTGCGGCGCGTTGCCCGGGCCGATAATTTGGCACAAGCGGGCGAGGCATTGCTGTGGGAGGGCGACAGCCAGCGCGCCCGCACCCTGCTGCTACGTTCGTGGCGGCGCGATCCCGGGCATCAGCGCGCGCTGCTGGCTGCCGCTGCCTCTCATCTCACTGATGGTGAGCCGGCGGCCGCGGAGCGGCTGCTGCGCGAGGCCTTGGCCCAGCGCCGGGGCGACCCCGAGCTGCTGCTCTCTCTCAGTGACGCCTGCGCCCGGCAGGGCGATCATGCGGGCGCCATTCAAGCCCTCGAACAAGTGCGCGCGCGCCACCCCAACGCCGCCCACGTGCTGGCGGCGTTGCGCGAGCAGTACGTTGCCGCCGAGCGCTGGTCGGAAGCGCTGGCAAGTCAGAGCCTCTACCTGCGCTCGCTCAGTCAACCGGCGCTGCTGGTGCGCGAACGCCAGCGCCTGCTCGGCTTGCAGTACGAAGCCGCACTCGCCCTCCCCGCTCCGGCGGAGCGGAGCGCGGCGCTGGAGCAGTTGGTCGATGCCCACCCCACCTTCGTGCCGGCGCTGGTGAGCTTGGGCGACGCGCTCGCCGACTGCGGCCTCAGCCCGCAGGCAGTGGAGCTGTGGCAGCGAGCGCTGCGGGCGGTGCCGCGCACGATCCTGGTGGAGCGGCTGCTGCGACACGCCGGCGACGGACGTGCCCGCGAGCAGTGTGCGCACGCGCTGCGCAAGGCGCGCCCGGCCAGCGTTCGTCCCGAATGCGTACGGCTGTGGCAACTCCAGCTGCGGCTGAGCAGCGCCACGGCCGAAGAGACCATGCGCGAATTAGACGCGGTGGCAGCCAGCATGGGCGCAACCGCGATGTTTCGCCGTTTGCGCGCCGATGCCTTGCGGCAACTCGGCCACTTCGAGCAGGCACTCGACGAGTACGCGGCGGCCGCGGCTAGTCCCGCAGACTGGTTCTGCTGCCGTAGCTGCCGGCAAACCACCCCGGCCTGGAGCGGCCGCTGTCGCCACTGCGCCAGCTGGGACAGCTATCGCGCCGCGGTTGAAATTGCGGCCGATTAG